Proteins encoded within one genomic window of Lysinibacillus louembei:
- the meaB gene encoding methylmalonyl Co-A mutase-associated GTPase MeaB, translating to MDKRLEQQSALFVMDGVKGGHDGMNYGKPKKFRKKQQTTLDVVTLAEEVKAGNRISLSKAITLIESSNAMHKEQAQSLLQELLPYTGNSIRIGITGVPGAGKSSFIEAFGSMLCDMGKKVAVLAIDPSSSISGGSILGDKTRMEELVRKSNSFVRPSPSAGTLGGVHKKTRETMLVCEAAGYDVILIETVGVGQSETYVRGMVDFFLLLVLTGAGDELQGMKKGIMELADGIIVHKSDGDNVRPARKTVQEYKQILHFLQPATPGWMSTALAVSSHAKTGLQETWQMIQQFEEQVQASNYWLIRRNAQTRDWFHAMIMDHLLDSFYQNADNKMQVSQLENAILQGKLTVTQGVEQLFKNN from the coding sequence ATGGATAAACGCTTGGAGCAACAAAGTGCACTATTTGTCATGGACGGTGTGAAAGGTGGTCATGACGGCATGAATTATGGCAAACCGAAGAAATTCCGTAAAAAACAGCAAACGACACTTGATGTTGTGACATTGGCTGAGGAAGTAAAAGCAGGCAACCGCATTTCCTTATCCAAGGCGATTACCTTAATTGAAAGCTCAAATGCGATGCATAAAGAGCAAGCACAAAGCTTATTACAGGAGTTGCTGCCTTATACAGGGAACAGCATTCGCATTGGCATTACAGGCGTACCAGGTGCGGGAAAGAGCTCCTTTATTGAAGCGTTTGGCTCGATGCTTTGCGATATGGGCAAAAAGGTTGCCGTCTTAGCGATTGATCCAAGCTCATCCATTTCTGGAGGCAGCATTTTAGGTGATAAAACGCGAATGGAGGAGCTTGTGCGCAAGTCGAACTCCTTCGTGCGTCCATCACCGAGCGCGGGTACATTGGGTGGTGTGCATAAAAAAACACGTGAAACGATGCTTGTTTGCGAGGCAGCAGGCTATGATGTCATTTTGATTGAAACAGTTGGTGTTGGACAAAGTGAAACGTATGTGCGGGGCATGGTGGACTTCTTCTTACTCTTGGTGTTGACTGGTGCGGGTGATGAGCTGCAAGGCATGAAAAAGGGCATTATGGAGCTAGCAGATGGCATTATCGTCCATAAAAGCGATGGTGATAATGTGCGCCCTGCACGCAAAACGGTGCAGGAATACAAGCAAATTTTGCATTTTTTACAGCCTGCTACACCGGGCTGGATGAGCACAGCACTTGCGGTATCTTCACATGCAAAAACAGGCTTGCAGGAAACATGGCAAATGATTCAGCAGTTTGAAGAACAGGTACAAGCCTCAAACTATTGGTTAATACGACGTAATGCGCAAACCCGGGATTGGTTCCATGCAATGATTATGGACCATTTACTCGATTCCTTTTATCAAAATGCCGACAATAAAATGCAGGTTAGCCAGCTAGAAAATGCTATTTTACAAGGCAAATTAACAGTGACACAAGGCGTCGAACAGCTATTTAAAAATAATTAA
- a CDS encoding BrxA/BrxB family bacilliredoxin, producing the protein MNMDYDLFMQQITTTARAEMEAAGYEQLRTPEEVEAAFARPGTTLVMVNSVCGCAGGIARPAATQAVHYDKRPDHLVTVFAGQDKEATAAARYHFGEDHLPSSPSFVLLKDGQVVAEVGRYEIEGHDPMSVVLNLQGNFEEYCEEV; encoded by the coding sequence ATGAACATGGATTATGATTTATTTATGCAGCAAATTACGACAACAGCTCGCGCGGAAATGGAGGCAGCAGGCTACGAGCAATTGCGCACACCTGAAGAGGTAGAAGCAGCCTTTGCTCGTCCAGGCACAACGCTTGTTATGGTGAACTCTGTATGTGGCTGTGCAGGTGGTATTGCTCGCCCAGCAGCAACACAGGCGGTTCATTACGATAAACGTCCTGACCATTTAGTAACAGTTTTTGCAGGGCAAGACAAAGAAGCGACAGCAGCAGCACGCTATCATTTTGGTGAAGACCATTTACCATCATCACCATCTTTTGTTTTATTAAAGGATGGGCAAGTTGTAGCGGAAGTTGGACGCTATGAAATTGAAGGACATGACCCAATGTCTGTTGTGTTAAACCTGCAAGGTAACTTCGAAGAATATTGTGAGGAAGTATAG
- a CDS encoding aromatic acid exporter family protein codes for MKKFSIGYRTLKTAVGAALAIAIAHFFDLQFYTSAAILTILCIQPTKRKSVHAVYTRFVASLLGMLLAWLAFELISYHPIMLGIMFIIFLPLLVSFHVTAGFVSSAVIVLHIYSAGHFSWTLLQNEIYLMLIGYGVGLAVNMYMPDIQPKLDAYRLQIEAYYQKIFSEIAQYLRNGESLWDGHELIAAAEVINKAKAIAFQDVENHLTRKSNSYYVYFDMREQQLEIIERILPKITALPVIVQQAEVVAVFMEDLSEHVHSGNTASHFIEKLDRVKVKFAEMPLPTDHQTFLAMAALYQCIEEMEQYLAIKQSFAGLHK; via the coding sequence ATGAAGAAATTTTCGATTGGCTACCGTACGCTGAAAACGGCGGTTGGTGCAGCACTTGCGATTGCCATCGCCCATTTTTTCGATTTGCAATTTTATACGTCTGCTGCGATTTTAACCATTTTATGCATCCAGCCGACGAAGCGAAAATCGGTGCATGCTGTTTATACAAGATTTGTTGCTAGCTTATTAGGGATGTTGCTCGCATGGCTTGCATTTGAGCTAATTAGCTATCATCCAATTATGCTAGGTATCATGTTCATTATTTTTCTTCCTTTACTCGTATCATTTCACGTGACAGCAGGCTTCGTATCAAGTGCTGTTATCGTTTTGCATATTTATTCAGCAGGGCATTTTTCATGGACCTTGCTACAAAATGAAATTTATTTAATGCTGATTGGCTATGGAGTAGGGCTAGCAGTCAATATGTACATGCCGGATATTCAGCCGAAGCTAGATGCCTACCGTCTACAAATTGAGGCATATTACCAAAAGATATTTTCTGAAATTGCGCAATATTTAAGGAATGGGGAATCATTGTGGGACGGTCATGAGCTGATTGCAGCAGCCGAAGTCATCAATAAGGCCAAGGCGATTGCTTTCCAAGATGTTGAAAACCACTTAACGCGCAAAAGTAATTCATATTATGTATATTTTGATATGCGAGAGCAGCAGCTTGAAATTATCGAGCGAATTTTACCGAAAATTACGGCCTTGCCTGTTATAGTACAACAAGCAGAAGTAGTAGCTGTTTTCATGGAGGATTTGAGTGAGCATGTTCACTCTGGCAATACAGCCAGCCATTTCATTGAAAAGCTTGATAGAGTCAAAGTGAAGTTTGCAGAGATGCCTTTACCAACAGACCATCAAACCTTTTTGGCAATGGCTGCATTGTATCAATGTATTGAGGAGATGGAACAGTATTTAGCGATTAAACAGTCGTTTGCAGGCTTACATAAATAA
- the prli42 gene encoding stressosome-associated protein Prli42 yields the protein MSNKKFQKVVVYSMVIIMLISTIAMGVAAIM from the coding sequence ATGAGCAATAAAAAGTTTCAAAAAGTCGTTGTTTACTCAATGGTTATCATTATGTTAATCTCAACAATTGCCATGGGTGTAGCGGCTATTATGTAA
- the mce gene encoding methylmalonyl-CoA epimerase — MKKVDHIGIAVKNIEERLAYYTETLGLTLLKIEEVTSQKVKVAFIDAGNVKLELLAPMSEESTIHSFIEKRGEGIHHIAFGVTDIRERMVELREKGVRLLSEEPGPGAGGAEVAFLHPKDSFGVLYELCDKSGKGE, encoded by the coding sequence ATGAAAAAAGTAGATCATATTGGGATTGCTGTGAAAAATATAGAGGAGCGTCTAGCTTATTATACAGAAACGCTCGGTTTAACTTTATTAAAAATAGAGGAGGTTACCTCTCAAAAAGTGAAGGTTGCTTTTATTGACGCGGGCAATGTCAAGCTAGAGCTTTTAGCACCGATGAGTGAAGAAAGCACGATTCATAGCTTTATAGAAAAGCGTGGCGAAGGCATTCACCATATCGCATTTGGGGTAACTGATATTCGTGAGCGTATGGTAGAATTGCGTGAAAAAGGGGTACGCCTGCTATCAGAGGAGCCAGGGCCTGGTGCAGGTGGTGCAGAGGTTGCCTTTTTACACCCAAAGGACTCCTTCGGTGTGCTATATGAATTATGTGATAAAAGTGGAAAAGGGGAATAA
- a CDS encoding acyl-CoA carboxylase subunit beta, whose product MDMFDKIHELYDRKSVIELGGGDARIDKQHEKGKLTARERIDLLLDEGTFVEINPFITHRTIDFGMASLEGPGDGVVTGFGKINGRNIYLFAQDFTVFGGALGEMHAKKIAAVMDLAAKNGTPFIGINDSGGARIQEGVLSLDGYGHIFYRNSIYSGVIPQISVIMGPCAGGAVYSPAITDFILMVDKTSQMFITGPKVIETVTGEKISSEGLGGSKVHNTISGNAHFRAPNEEEAIKQIQQLLSYLPQNNKEKAPKAPYIAGDEYRSELVDVVPIDQTKSYDVRKVVEQVVDEGSFMEVQKEFAKNVVVGFARIAGESVGLVCNQPKFLAGGLDIDSSDKLARFVRTCDAYNVPVITFEDVSGFFPGVKQEHGGIIRHGAKILYAYSEATVPKITVILRKAYGGAYVALNSKAIGADLVFAWPNAEIAVMGAAGAANIIHAGEIAKSSDPEATRAAKIEEYKEKFANPYVAASRGMVDDVIDPRETRIKLMQALDMLSTKHEDRPYKKHGNIPL is encoded by the coding sequence ATGGATATGTTTGATAAAATTCACGAGCTATATGACCGTAAAAGCGTTATCGAATTAGGTGGGGGAGATGCGCGTATTGACAAGCAGCACGAAAAGGGCAAGCTAACAGCACGTGAGCGCATTGATTTACTACTTGATGAAGGTACATTTGTTGAAATCAACCCATTTATTACGCATCGTACAATTGACTTTGGTATGGCGAGCTTAGAGGGACCAGGCGATGGGGTTGTGACAGGCTTCGGAAAAATTAATGGGCGTAACATTTACTTATTCGCACAAGATTTTACAGTGTTCGGGGGAGCACTCGGTGAAATGCATGCGAAAAAGATTGCTGCTGTGATGGATTTAGCAGCGAAAAATGGCACGCCTTTTATCGGCATTAATGATTCAGGTGGCGCACGTATTCAAGAGGGCGTTTTATCATTGGATGGCTACGGGCATATTTTTTATCGCAACTCGATTTATTCAGGTGTGATTCCACAAATTTCTGTTATTATGGGACCTTGTGCGGGTGGTGCCGTTTATTCACCAGCGATTACTGACTTCATTTTAATGGTTGATAAAACATCACAAATGTTTATTACAGGACCGAAAGTAATTGAAACGGTAACAGGTGAAAAAATTTCCTCTGAAGGCTTAGGTGGCTCAAAGGTGCATAATACGATTAGCGGCAATGCACATTTCCGTGCACCAAATGAGGAAGAGGCAATCAAACAAATTCAACAGCTGTTAAGCTATTTGCCACAAAACAATAAGGAAAAAGCGCCGAAAGCTCCGTATATAGCGGGTGATGAATACCGTTCAGAGCTAGTGGACGTTGTGCCAATCGACCAAACGAAATCTTACGATGTGCGCAAAGTAGTGGAGCAAGTTGTCGATGAAGGCTCCTTTATGGAAGTGCAAAAGGAGTTCGCTAAAAACGTTGTTGTCGGCTTTGCTCGTATTGCGGGTGAATCGGTTGGCTTAGTATGTAACCAGCCGAAGTTTTTAGCAGGCGGCTTAGATATCGATTCATCAGATAAATTAGCACGCTTCGTTCGTACTTGCGATGCCTACAATGTACCTGTTATTACATTCGAGGATGTGTCAGGCTTCTTCCCAGGCGTTAAGCAGGAGCATGGTGGTATCATTCGTCACGGTGCGAAAATTTTATATGCTTATTCAGAAGCAACAGTACCAAAAATCACGGTTATTTTACGTAAAGCATATGGAGGTGCATATGTAGCCTTAAACTCTAAGGCAATTGGCGCTGACCTAGTATTCGCTTGGCCAAACGCAGAAATTGCCGTAATGGGCGCAGCAGGTGCAGCCAACATTATCCACGCAGGTGAAATCGCAAAATCAAGCGACCCAGAAGCAACACGTGCAGCGAAAATCGAAGAGTATAAAGAAAAGTTTGCCAACCCATATGTTGCGGCATCCCGCGGCATGGTAGACGATGTCATTGACCCACGTGAAACACGTATTAAGCTAATGCAGGCACTTGACATGCTATCAACAAAGCATGAGGATCGCCCATATAAAAAGCATGGCAATATTCCGCTATAA
- a CDS encoding M20/M25/M40 family metallo-hydrolase, with translation MNNRLVNEFLELVQIDSETKHEEKIAPVLVAKLQELGFDVVQDDAHTRNGHGAGNIIATLPGTLDVEPIYFTCHMDTVVPGVGIKPEVREDGYIYSDGTTILGADDKAGISALFEMVRRLKEENIAHGTIQFVITAGEESGLVGAKELNPEHIIAKYGFAVDSSGKVGHIVTAAPFQAKVHAKIFGKSAHAGVAPEKGISAITIASKAVAEMKLGRLDFETTANIGRFEGGKATNIVCDEVYILAEARSIVEEKLNAQTAHMQETFERVASELGGRAEVEVLLMYPGFRVTEADKVVQVATAAVRVIGDEPTLFASGGGSDANVISGFGIPTVNFAVGYEEIHTTNERMPIAELEKLANLLVEVVKQTTK, from the coding sequence ATGAATAATCGTTTAGTTAATGAATTTTTAGAGCTTGTACAAATCGATTCTGAAACAAAGCATGAGGAAAAAATTGCACCTGTTTTAGTTGCAAAGCTACAGGAGCTTGGCTTTGATGTTGTACAGGACGATGCACATACACGTAACGGACATGGCGCAGGCAATATTATTGCCACATTACCTGGAACATTAGATGTAGAGCCAATCTATTTCACATGCCATATGGATACGGTTGTGCCGGGTGTTGGTATTAAGCCTGAGGTGCGTGAGGATGGCTATATTTATTCAGATGGCACGACGATTTTAGGAGCGGATGATAAAGCAGGAATTTCCGCTCTATTTGAAATGGTACGCCGTTTAAAAGAAGAAAATATTGCACATGGCACAATTCAATTTGTCATTACAGCTGGTGAAGAAAGCGGTCTAGTTGGTGCTAAAGAGCTAAATCCTGAGCACATTATTGCGAAATATGGCTTTGCGGTTGATAGTAGTGGGAAAGTAGGACATATCGTGACAGCTGCACCATTCCAAGCAAAGGTGCATGCGAAAATTTTCGGAAAATCTGCACATGCTGGTGTCGCACCAGAAAAAGGGATTTCAGCGATTACTATTGCTTCGAAGGCAGTTGCCGAAATGAAGCTAGGTCGTTTAGATTTTGAAACAACAGCAAACATCGGTCGCTTTGAAGGCGGTAAAGCAACAAATATCGTTTGTGATGAAGTATATATTTTAGCGGAGGCACGTTCAATTGTTGAAGAAAAATTAAATGCTCAAACAGCACATATGCAGGAAACTTTTGAGCGTGTAGCGAGTGAATTAGGTGGACGTGCAGAGGTCGAAGTATTATTAATGTACCCAGGCTTCCGTGTAACAGAGGCTGATAAAGTGGTACAAGTAGCAACGGCAGCAGTGCGTGTAATCGGTGATGAGCCAACATTATTTGCATCAGGCGGCGGTAGCGATGCCAACGTCATTTCAGGCTTCGGCATTCCAACGGTGAATTTTGCAGTCGGCTATGAGGAAATTCATACGACAAACGAGCGTATGCCAATTGCTGAATTAGAGAAGCTTGCAAACTTATTAGTCGAAGTTGTTAAGCAAACAACGAAATAA
- a CDS encoding chemotaxis protein CheW, whose product MDFRKSVVFGCGNEEYAAPVGQVVSIEKLEHITPIPHLPNYLLGFTRIRGELIPVIDFQRILYDKPSTGDLVRIIVLNTDVVNYGLVVTDAKEILDFGENELQQIGLVNYAKTKYFTAVANLENRMITCVDPKILVDSLEGIREIIAYMHKMLEDEKGADA is encoded by the coding sequence ATGGATTTTCGTAAATCAGTCGTGTTTGGCTGTGGCAATGAAGAATATGCAGCACCAGTTGGGCAAGTTGTCTCAATTGAAAAGCTTGAGCATATTACACCAATTCCGCATTTGCCAAACTATTTACTAGGCTTCACGCGCATTCGAGGCGAATTAATACCTGTGATTGATTTTCAGCGAATTTTATACGATAAACCAAGCACAGGGGATTTAGTGCGTATTATTGTATTAAATACAGATGTGGTGAATTATGGACTTGTCGTAACAGATGCCAAGGAAATTTTAGACTTTGGCGAAAATGAATTACAGCAAATTGGCTTGGTGAATTACGCAAAAACAAAATATTTCACAGCCGTTGCCAATTTAGAAAATCGCATGATTACGTGTGTTGATCCAAAAATTTTAGTGGATTCCTTAGAGGGGATTCGCGAAATTATTGCCTATATGCATAAAATGCTTGAAGATGAAAAGGGAGCCGATGCGTGA
- a CDS encoding DUF1648 domain-containing protein — protein MLTKPYRPKINFPSSTTGKIANIIGCMAILFSLIFIAWNWSSLPAQVPMHFNGIGEIDRWGSKYEMLLLPVINIALFIGLQIVENKPHLHNYPDRINEANVEQFYKVSKRIINYTKNVCAILFAYITYEIVIMAQQERLLLNSTAFIVLIASLFIIIFAGIIKMARVQ, from the coding sequence ATGCTGACAAAACCGTACCGACCGAAAATAAATTTTCCAAGCTCAACAACAGGGAAAATAGCCAATATAATCGGGTGCATGGCAATATTATTTTCCCTGATATTTATCGCATGGAATTGGTCAAGCTTACCTGCACAAGTGCCAATGCATTTCAATGGCATTGGTGAAATTGACCGCTGGGGCTCTAAGTACGAAATGTTGCTATTACCAGTAATTAATATTGCCTTATTTATCGGCTTGCAAATTGTAGAAAATAAGCCACATTTGCATAATTATCCTGACCGCATCAATGAAGCAAATGTTGAGCAATTTTATAAAGTAAGCAAAAGAATAATCAATTACACAAAAAATGTATGCGCGATTCTTTTTGCCTATATTACTTATGAAATTGTGATAATGGCACAACAAGAAAGGCTATTGCTCAACTCAACTGCTTTTATTGTGCTTATTGCGTCACTTTTTATTATCATATTTGCTGGAATAATTAAAATGGCGAGAGTTCAATAA
- a CDS encoding cupin domain-containing protein produces the protein MYYNGYYYAQNPMQQYPYHPMLPQPPMQPSYPWHGQHHHDSTSIRDYGKSPYVVNLHNATLRNQAFRRTIWTGKHLQTTLMNIRVGEDIGAERHPATDQFFYIEEGQGYVRIGDRRDHPEVERMVNPGDGIFIPAGKWHNIINIGQRPLKLFSVYAPPEHRFGTVDEQKK, from the coding sequence GTGTATTATAACGGCTATTATTATGCACAAAATCCGATGCAGCAATATCCGTATCATCCAATGCTCCCACAACCCCCAATGCAGCCAAGCTATCCATGGCATGGACAGCATCACCATGATAGCACATCAATAAGAGATTATGGGAAATCTCCCTATGTAGTGAATTTGCACAATGCGACATTACGCAATCAAGCATTTCGTCGGACAATTTGGACAGGAAAGCATTTACAAACAACTTTAATGAATATTCGTGTAGGAGAAGATATTGGTGCAGAGCGACACCCAGCGACAGATCAATTTTTCTATATTGAGGAAGGGCAAGGCTATGTGCGCATTGGTGACCGCAGAGATCATCCAGAAGTAGAACGCATGGTTAATCCGGGAGATGGCATTTTTATACCTGCTGGAAAATGGCATAATATCATTAATATTGGTCAACGTCCATTAAAGTTATTTTCGGTTTATGCCCCGCCAGAGCATCGTTTTGGCACGGTGGATGAACAGAAAAAATGA
- a CDS encoding DUF4003 family protein, which produces MEQTLQQFEQNYRKIEKFVGWTVGKPIVLLMASHYTARQQEVNIDELQQAIAVIKKETGFFSTLRTNVLVQYVYAMQLAGEPNKEDALRTLLSNVDILHKVKFPNTSYTTIAALFLTSENKEAQAERAQLLYREMRKKHKFLTSYDDVPIAVLFGLDDSNMEIRANTMRRYYDALRTEKFSQGNELQALSQILTTVGIDYNEQLVPYILAIKQQIEQAKIKVRPSHYIQLGFLALAKINDEQLQQIIAFYELLSSQKYAKWHTEQALSIAVQQYLPNVANELLSVVSLELLLQMQYALMATSAAVAVNASSGSE; this is translated from the coding sequence ATGGAACAAACACTTCAACAATTCGAGCAGAACTATCGGAAAATTGAAAAATTTGTAGGCTGGACGGTCGGCAAGCCAATTGTTTTACTAATGGCATCGCACTATACAGCGAGACAGCAAGAGGTTAACATTGATGAATTACAACAAGCAATTGCAGTAATCAAAAAGGAAACAGGCTTCTTTTCAACATTGCGGACAAATGTTTTAGTGCAGTATGTTTATGCAATGCAATTGGCAGGTGAGCCGAATAAAGAAGACGCACTTCGTACATTGTTAAGCAATGTGGATATTTTGCATAAAGTAAAATTTCCAAACACATCGTACACAACGATTGCCGCATTATTTTTAACAAGTGAAAATAAAGAGGCACAAGCTGAGCGTGCACAGCTACTATATCGTGAAATGCGTAAAAAACATAAATTTTTAACATCCTATGATGATGTGCCGATTGCCGTTTTATTTGGCTTAGACGATAGTAATATGGAAATACGTGCTAACACGATGCGACGCTACTATGATGCGCTTCGTACGGAAAAATTTTCGCAAGGCAATGAGCTACAAGCTTTGTCACAAATTTTAACAACTGTAGGTATTGACTACAATGAACAACTCGTGCCATACATCTTAGCAATTAAACAGCAAATCGAGCAGGCAAAAATTAAAGTACGACCGTCACATTATATTCAACTTGGTTTTTTAGCATTGGCAAAAATCAATGATGAGCAATTACAGCAAATTATTGCATTTTATGAGTTATTGAGTAGCCAAAAATATGCAAAATGGCATACAGAGCAGGCATTAAGCATCGCAGTACAGCAATATTTACCGAATGTGGCAAATGAATTATTGTCAGTTGTGTCGTTGGAATTGCTGCTTCAAATG